ACTTCTAAAGAAGCATTGGAAATAAAGGAACTTCCCCAAACGCTAGTTATCATTGGCGGCGGAGTAATCGGGATGGAATTTGCCTCTTTCTTCAACAGCATGGGCGTAAAGGTACATGTTGTGGAAATGATGCCCGAGATTTTGGGAGCAATGGATAAGGAAACGAGTGGTATGCTCCGTACCGAATACGCCAAACGGGGAGTTACTTTCTACCTGAATACGAAAGTGGTGGAAGTGAAACCTGATGGAGTTGTGATAGAGAAAGACGGGAAAGCTTCTACTATTGAAGCGGAAAAGATATTACTTAGCGTAGGCCGTAAGGCAAATTTGTCCGGTGTAGGACTGGATAAACTAAACATTGAACTCCTGCGGAACGGAGTGAAAGTGGATGAATATCTACAAACTTCCCATCCCCATGTATATGCTTGCGGAGATATTACGGGATATTCCTTATTGGCGCATACCGCGATCCGCGAAGCGGAAGTTGCCATCAATCACATTTTGGGAGTCGAAGACCATATGAATTACAATTGTGTGCCGGGCGTAGTTTATACCAATCCCGAAGTTGCAGGAGTCGGAAAGACCGAAGAAGAACTGATAAAACTGGGACTTCCTTATCGTGTCTCTAAATTGCCTATGGCTTATTCAGGACGATTTGTAGCGGAGAATGAACAGGGCAACGGACTTTGCAAGCTGATTCAGGATGAAGAAGGAAAAATCATCGGTTGCCATATGTTGGGAAATCCTGCATCAGAACTCATTGTGATAGCCGGCATTGCCATTCAGAGAGGATATACGGTGGAAGAATTTCAAAAGACCGTATTCCCACATCCTACGGTTGGAGAGATTTATCACGAGATTATGTTTTAATTTTTATCCCGGCCAATCTATGATTCGATGTATATATAGTCCTTATACTGATATTTATTTTCACTTGGCGGCAGAAGAGTATTTGTTGAAGCAAGGAAACGATGACGTTTTTATGCTTTGGCAGGATACTCCCTCTGTAGTGATAGGTAAACATCAGCGTCTGCGGTCGGAAGTGGATACGGAGTGGGCGGAACAGGAACAGATACATATTGCCCGCCGTTTTTCGGGTGGGGGAACGGTGTATCATGATTTGGGTAATGTCAATCTGACTTTTATCGAAACGGCTCCGCGCCTGCCTGAGTTTATCACTTATCTTCAGCGGACATTGGACTTTTTGGCATCCATCGGTGTAATGGCAAAGGGGGATGAACGACTCGGTATCTATCTGGATGGAATAAAAATATCAGGAAGTGCACAATGTGTACATAAAGCCAGGGTATTATATCATTGCACTTTGCTGTATGATACCAATCTTACGATGCTGAATAAGGTATTGAACCCGGAGCCGTTAGTTGATGACGGAACTTTGTCTTCCGTATACGCCGTTCCGTCCGTTCGGAGTGAAGTGACCAATATTCGTAAGCACTTGTCGGTAGGGACTGTGGATGATTTTAAAGAAAATGCTTTTCAGTATTTCAGCAAATCGCAAAGGGTCAGTTCATTCAGTGGCGAAGAGATTGTGGCTATTAATCAGCTTCGGAAAGAAAAGTATATTCAGAAAGAGTGGATATATAATCGTTGAAATATAAGTTATGTTTATCAGCGTCCGGTTAAAAATACCTTAACATAAAACTTTCTATTTCAGCCCATTGTTCTATTATATCAAGGTTGAATAAATAAATTTACTGTCTATGTCAAGATTCGAAATAAAAATGCCCAAGTTGGGCGAGAGTATAACCGAAGGGACAATCGTCTCCTGGTCTGTAAAAGTGGGTGATATGATTCAGGAAGACGATGTTCTTTTTGAAGTAAATACTGCTAAAGTAAGTGCCGAAATACCTTC
The DNA window shown above is from Bacteroides faecium and carries:
- a CDS encoding lipoate--protein ligase family protein, translating into MIRCIYSPYTDIYFHLAAEEYLLKQGNDDVFMLWQDTPSVVIGKHQRLRSEVDTEWAEQEQIHIARRFSGGGTVYHDLGNVNLTFIETAPRLPEFITYLQRTLDFLASIGVMAKGDERLGIYLDGIKISGSAQCVHKARVLYHCTLLYDTNLTMLNKVLNPEPLVDDGTLSSVYAVPSVRSEVTNIRKHLSVGTVDDFKENAFQYFSKSQRVSSFSGEEIVAINQLRKEKYIQKEWIYNR
- the lpdA gene encoding dihydrolipoyl dehydrogenase codes for the protein MNFDIAIIGGGPAGYTAAERAGANGLKAVLFEKKAIGGVCLNEGCIPTKTLLYSAKILDSIKTASKYGVSAESPSFDLSKIMNRKDKTVKMLTGGVKMTVNSYGVTIVEKEAFIEGEKDGLIRITCDGETYFARYLLVCTGSDTVIPPIPGLSDVSYWTSKEALEIKELPQTLVIIGGGVIGMEFASFFNSMGVKVHVVEMMPEILGAMDKETSGMLRTEYAKRGVTFYLNTKVVEVKPDGVVIEKDGKASTIEAEKILLSVGRKANLSGVGLDKLNIELLRNGVKVDEYLQTSHPHVYACGDITGYSLLAHTAIREAEVAINHILGVEDHMNYNCVPGVVYTNPEVAGVGKTEEELIKLGLPYRVSKLPMAYSGRFVAENEQGNGLCKLIQDEEGKIIGCHMLGNPASELIVIAGIAIQRGYTVEEFQKTVFPHPTVGEIYHEIMF